Below is a window of Herminiimonas arsenicoxydans DNA.
TATGCAGGCTGCCTTTCATCAATGCCACCACTTTTTTCTGTACCGCCATTTCTACCGCCTGCGCGGCTGCGGCATGGCTATGCGCTACATCTACAATCTGGATGCCGGAGATGTTCAGCCCGGCCTGAGCCGCAACCGCCTCCAGTTTCGCGCGGGGAGCAACCAGTACCGGCTCGATCAGGCCCGCCTCGCGGGCATCGAGCACCGCGGCCAGACTCAAGGCATCGCAGGGATGTACTACGGCTACATGGATGCGTCCCAGCGGCCGCACATGATCCAGCAGACGCGTCAGTCCGCCGCCGACTTTCAGCCGGACTTCCGGCAGCGTGCTGCGCGATTGTTCAATGCGCTCTGACGGCGCAATGACTTCTGCTTCGCCGGAGATGACTTGCTCGCTGTTTTGATTCGTGCACAGGCAGGCCAGCTTGAGGCGTTTGCTCGTTTCGTCGCGTTCAATGACGGTTACGCTGATTGTCAGCGTATCGCCTATGCGCACCGGTATCAGGAATTTAAGCGTCTGTCCCAGATAAATCGTGCCGGGTCCGGGCAAACGCGTGCCGATTAATGCAGAAATAAGGCCACCACCAAGCATGCCGTGGGCAATGACGCCGTGAAAGCGGGTCGAGGCCGTATAGTCGGCATCCAGATGTTGCGGGTTACCATCGCCGGACAGCAGGGCAAAGAGCTGTATGTCTTCCAGCCTCAGTGTGCGTTCCATCACCGCCGTATCGCCAATGGCAATTTCATCGAAGGTGCAATTACGTACGATCAACAGATCGTCAGTTAATAGCGATGCAGCAGGAGAGTGCCGGTCGGTCATCAGAATACCTTTCGTGGCATGAATACCGGAAGAGTCTAACCGGCTCACAGGAAGATCGTTTGATCCTGATCAACTGTGTCACGTTTCAAGCCGCTTGTCGCGTATTCTGGCCGCAGAGCCAGTCGATGAGGATCAGATGGGAGAGGGTGGCATGCCTGAGCTGCTGAAGTAATTTTTGAATGAACCCTATCGTCGTTCTTTAAGTGAACGGATGTAATCGATTGAAGAATTGCCTTGCAGAGCGGCGAGTGCCAAGGCAATTCATGTGTCTATGCAGTTTGAAGTTTCGGGAAGATCGGTCCTGCCAACACAAAAATCCATACGACAATGACAAAAGGAGCCGTCAGCGCCGGCATTCCCAGTGGCTCCAGCACGGCAGACACTGCGGCAAACATCACTGCCGTCGTGATCATGGCGAACAGTCCATACAGTGCCGAGCTGATATTCAATACATAAAAGACGCTTATCATCGCGATTGCCGTAAGCACGGAATTGAATCCGAAGGCACCGGAACGAATAGCCGGCTCGGCAGCGCCCATGCTCCAAGCGACGATTAATCCCGTCGATGAGCCAATCAGCGCCGCTGCACACGCCACTCTGGAACTGATCAGCAGCCCGATTGCAAACAGGATACCAGTGACGACATTGCCCTGAAAAAAGACCTGGGCAATACCGTTAAAAAGTCCCTCTGCAAATGTCGATGCGGTTACCACACCTTCAATGATGGCGATTTTGGGCAGTCCTGCGATGGGCAGATTGCTGGTCGAATGCAAATGTCCCAAACGTGCGCACGCCATCACAAAGAAAAGCGTCGTAAAAACAAACGGCGCCGTAAGGACAGGGATTTTCCTGGCATCAAAAAGATTCAGCAGAGCCGCCATCACAATGGTCGAGCACGCCGCAGCCAGAACAACATAAGCACAGGTGAAAATAGCAGCTTCAAGGAAATACAGTAAAGCGATGGAAACCAGTGCACCGTTAAAACCGAAAAGGCCTGCATCTATGCGAGCGCGACTAACGCCCAGCAGCATCGCGGTTGCCGTACTGATAGCCGCACCAAACAATGCGGCCCATCCGAAAAGCGTGGAATTATAAAAAATCCCTGCCAAAAAGAGAACGCCAGCGTAACTATTGTTCTGCAACATCACTTGCCCAATGCCGCGCAAAACTGCGTCTAAAAAACTCAGCAGGCATCGTTGGCCAGTTGCATTCTCTTGAACGAGCAACCCGGTTGAAGAAAAGTGAGGAGCAAGGATTGCTCGCAGGTTGTAGACGTTTTTGGATTTCATCAATATTTTCTATATCGCACGGCCCAGTTGGAACGTTTATTTCAAATGATATTTTTAGCCGCCGCAATCATACTTCATGTCACTAGCTGATTGGTTCCATCAGAATATGACTGTCCTTCGTATAATTTATAGAAAATCAGATAGCCCTTTACCTCTTATCGCACGCCTGAAGAATTAAGCTGGGCGCGGGCTGTAGCACGATAAGAGGTGTTTAAAATTTCCTGAAATTTTCTCAACAATGACCGTTGCAGCTACTGTTGAAGCTACTGCATATTGCGTCAAAATTTGCTCCCAATAAGCCCGCTTCCCTGGGCTCTTTTCGCGGTCTAAATGCACCGCTGCAAATGCGACTCTAACGTCGATTTCTGCCATTTCTGCAAGCATCGAAATTTCCGCCTCATCAGCCGGTTTCTTGCCGTGACGGAGTTCAGAAACTCTTGAATCCTTTACGCCAAGCCGTTGAGCGAGTTGGTAGAAACTTGTCAATCCCTGCTGTTTCATGGCTGCAACAATTAACGATTTTTGATCCATAAAACCTCCTTTTCGCCACTTTACACCGTCCTACTCGATTGACAACCTTCCTGTACGAGAAGTAAGTTTCGCTCACTCCCCATTTGGGAAGTAATCACCACTTAGGAGCGAATCATGACAATCAAAATCGTAGTCGAGGAAGTCAACGTTGATGTAAAAACCGGTGTCGGGGCAAAAGGTCCTTGGCGTATTGAAGAGCAAGAGGTATTTGCTTACCTGGCTGATCGCAAGTGCAAGCTTCATGCACATCCAACACGCATCACCGTGCGCCTGGAAGATGGTCAGCTGCCTTACCCAATCGGTGAATACACCATTTCACCTAACAGCTTCTACGCTGGCAAATATAACTCCCTGATGTTCTCTGCGCGTCTGGTGCCAATGCGCGCCGCTGTTAAATAAGCAGCATGAACTTCCGCCCTGGTACACCGGTTTTCGAATTCCGGATCGCAACCAGGTCCGGCGTCCTCCTTTATGCCGTGGACGCCGATTTCTTATCTACCGTTCGTCGAGCCGTTGCAGCTAAGCGCAAATGGCAACTCTTGTTACCAGCATCGACGTTGCGTGTGCATCTGCTTTATCCGAATGGCAAGCGAGTGCCTCGCGCCGACATTAAAGCAGCATTAAAAGCTATCCAGGGGGAACGATGAAACAACCTGAAGACAAATTTACCAGGGACGCATTTAACCGCCCTGTAGGCCGTCCACGTAAGCCGGATGCCAAAACCAATGCACAACGCCAGGCTGAATTTCGCGCACGTCGCAAATTCAATTTCTTAGTTTCCGTTACTAGTAACGGAAATTGACCATGCGCCCAGAAACTCAGTTTGCAATTTTGATAATGATTCTTGCACTCATGCTGCCTTTGTCGTTGTTCCTGGTTCGGCTGGTGCGCATCATTTTGGTGCATCGGAATCCACGGGTTACGTATAACAACCCGTGGGAAGTCTCTGGGGGGAGACTTTCGTTGCAATACAAACAACAAACATTAAGAGATTGACAACATGTCAGTTTTCATTGATCGCCTCTATTTGAACCAGGAATTTCACGGCCAGAAAACGCCTGACCTGTTCAACGGTCATGTTGCGCGATTTGATGATGATGGTGTCCAGGAGTGGATGCAACCGTCTGCCGCTGTTCTGGAAGGCACGTTTGATACCCGCATCTTAGCTAAGTCGTTCGGTGGTAGATCGTTCTTGCGCGGGAATCCTGGTCGCTTTGGTCGGCCTGACAACGTTTTTAACCTGGATTGGCAGCAAACCTGGGACAAAGCTAATGTTCTGGCTGAAAAATTCGGTCTTCCGATTTTTACGCATGGCAAACAAAGCTACAACGTCTCAGAGCGCGACATGCAGCATGGCGTTACGTCCGTATGGACGGGCGCAACTGTATCGGCAATCGATGCCACATCTAATTTTGCAACCGGCAGTAAAGAAAACGCCTTCCTGTTTTTGCAGTGGCTGGAAGGTCAGCATATCGAGCGTGTGCGCGGCGGAATAGGGCGGCAGGGCTCCGTTCGTTTTGGCGATGGTAACGGCCTCCAGGTTGAAGCCTATTACAAAGCGGATGAAATGATCGATCACGCAAAGAACGATCACAAGCGTAATGAAATCAAGAAGTCACAGCTTTGGCAGTGGCTCAACGATTTGGGAGTAATCCGATTAGAAGTCCGCGCAAAGCGGAATCATTTGAGAGACCGAAACCTCGGCTATTCAGGAGCGATCACGATGGAAAAAATTAAACAGTTATATGACGATAAAACGAGCGTCATTCGACGCATTAGCAACGATGTTGATGCGTTCGATTTTACGAAATTGCCACTTCGTATGGCTGGCATTGCGCGCGAATATCTTGCTGGCGCTGAGATGCGTTCGCGCATGCCTAAATCATCCTTTTATAAAGCACGTCGTGAGTTGCTTTCGCATGGAATTGACATCGCTACGCCTAACAAAATTCGTTCGATTCTTCCGCGCGTCAAGGTGATCGAATTGCAGCCTTTGTCTGCGCCTGCCTGGTATTGGGATAGGGCGGCATGAGTACGAAAATTTTGTCGTGGGTTGGTGGCTGCGTAGCGGCCGCCATGCCCACGACACACGTCCAGGAGGGCATATGAACGTCACACCTGAAATGTTTGTTGGAGCCGTAATCGTAGTTTGCTTTGCGCTCGGCTGGATAGCGGGGAACAGATGATTTTATTAAAAGCAATTTGGCCGACCCTCGCATGTCTCGGCCTGTGGGTATGCGGTGTGTACCTGGTTAGATACATCAGCTATCGCCTGAAGGTCGGCCAATGAGCACGATTTCAATGGTCGGTTATTGCATGACTGCCTTCGGTATTGGCTATGCCTGTGGTTACTGGCTTTCATTGTTTCGTAAAGCAATGAACGTCCTAGAGTAGTAAGGCTACGTCCGGTGCCTCAATTCTGAAAACCGGACAATTTGAAGGGGTAAATCATGTTGAAGCAAATCCAAGAAAAACTGTTGTTCGGCCTGTTTATGCTGCTGGGTCTCGTATCCAGTGCAATGGCTGCTGTTGGCGATGATCCTGGCGTCGATGCAATCAATGCACTGTCCGGCAAAGCAACGTTGTACATCACTGCATCGTTCGCCGTTGCTGTGCTGGTTGCAGGCGGATTCTGGGGTATCGCAATGATGAAAAAAGCATTTTCGCGCGCGAAGTAATCATGAAACACCTGGCGGCTGTAATGGTCGCCAGCCTCGCGCTGGCTTCCTGTTCCTCTCAACAAAAATCTACCTATGACAACTACATTTCCAGCAAGTGGGAGCGACAAGAATATGTTTGCGAAGATGGTTCGCTCTCTGGTCGTGGTGGTTGTCCTTTGCGTCCTCTCACTGGGCTTATTCGGTAATGCTAATGCTGCTGCGCCTGTCACCGGATATCGTTACGGGGGTTCTGGCGCGGTTTATCCAACGCCAGAAGCTGCGTGTAATCAATGGGTGAACGCTGCCTCTTTTCAAATGAAGGCTGTCCCCATTTCACCTACGATAAATTTCCAGTGTCAAGCATTGATAAGCGGTACATGGACAAATGTCGGTAATGGTGCTTTTGGTATTGCTGGCGGTATTTGTCCTGATGGCTCTGCTCCCAATACATCGAAGCCGACTGCGCAGCAATGTGTCGATCCTGCTCCAAATACTTGCCGTGGCGAACCTTCACCTGAAGCATGGTTAAATAAATCTGGCTTTTATCCAGTCACAAATCCGACATGTACATGGATGGATGCAGAGCATGTCAATGCCAGCTGCTCCGGCACAAGTAAATCAGGCAAGCCGACGACTGTCGAGATTGGGTGTCGTAATGGCACTGGTGTGCAGCCTGGTGACGTTCCAAGTCCTGAGCCTGAAGTTGAAGTTGATTATCCAGAATGTCCCGTTGGTTCGTATAAATACACGGATATTGATGGTGCTAGCGAATGCTCTACGCCTATTCCAGAGGAAGTTTCGCCGCCGCCGTGTACGTCTGGCAACGTGGGCACGGTCAACGGCAAACTTGTCTGTTTGCCTGCGAATCCAGCCCCGGATCAAGCTGCTGTAGCTGCTGCTGAGGCTAAATTGCAGGCTGCTATTGCCAAGCAATTTCCAGCCACTCCCCAAGCTGCTGAAGCTGCAAAAAAAGCTGCTGCTGAGGCGCAAAAGGCCAAGGATGCGGCCAACTCTCTTCCGTCTTCTGCTGGTGCGCAAGGTAGTGCGCAGGATGCAATTAATTCAGCAAAACAGGCCGCTGGCTATGCCGGTACTGGATACGGTGGCCCTGGCGGTGTAGGCAATGGAACTGGTTCTGGCGGTGGTACGGGTGAGGGCGATACCGGCCCGAAAGAATGCGGCACACCTGGCAAACCAAAATGCCAGATTGATGAAACCGGCACGCCTGCGGGCGTAGGTACAGCGCTGGATGCTTCCAAGACAGCATTGCAAACTGCCATTGATGCAATCAAATCGTCTGCAAATGAAGCTGCTTCCGATAACGCAAAAGATACTTCTATCGGATGGCTCCCGAATATTCCTGAGGGCACATGCCAGGAAGTTGATCTACCTGTACCTGTTCCTGGCGGTGGCGTTTTGCGTTCTGATATTTGCAAATATACGTCCTATGTAACGGTTGGCTTCGAGTTGCTGTGGGCCGCGTTTTTTGCCTTTGCCATCATGGCCATGGTCGCTTCCGCAACGTCAAAATCTCACTCGTAGGAATTCGATCATGCCTCTACTCGGCGTTTTATTTGTCAACCTGGTTGGTAGTTTTGCTACCTGGCTAGTTCAGTTTTTTACACAGAAGGTCGCAGTAGCGACGGCAATCAGTCTGCTCCTGGGCGCATTAATCCTCGGCTTGTTCATCGCTACACGTGCTGCATTGTCTGGCCTTGGTTCAATGGCCGGTTCAGTGCATCCGATGTTCGGTGCTGGTATCTCGATGATTATTTCGCCGCGTGTGGCGGCCTTGCTGACTACATATATGGCATTTTGGGTCACTGTTGAACTGTACAAATGGAAGGTCAACCTTCTGCAACTGTGGGCGAGAACGATATGAATTTAACCTGGCCGGAAATCATCATCCTGGGCGGCTTGTTCTTCGCCCTGGTTATCTATGTCTGGACGAATATTGCCAACGATTTGCCGGAAGATTTTTTGATCCGCAAACGCAAGGATAAATAATGGCCGTCTATGCGATTACCGGCAAACTGGGGTCAGGGAAGGGCAAGGCTGCCATTCAACGCCTGCGCGAATATATGCGTGAAGGAAAACGCGTCGCCACGAACTGCGATGTGTTCCTGGAACACTTGATGCCCAAACATTCACGCGGCACGATTACGCGCGTTCCTGACAAGCCTACAGCGTACGATCTGTATGCCATCGGCAGCGGCAACAAGTTCATCGACTTTGAACCGCTCTGCACGATCACCTCGGCCGGCAATTATTCATTCCAGGCACCGGCACCGAAACTGCTCAAGGGCTTTGATGAAGCCCATAACGGCGCACTTGTCCTGGACGAATGCGGCTCCTGGTTGAATGCTCGGACCTTTGGCGATAATGGCAGGGCGGACATGCTGGAATGGTGCATTCACGCTCGCAAATATGGCTGGGATGTATTTTTCGTGATGCAGAACATCAGCCAGATCGACAAGCAATTGCGTGAAAGCCTGTTTGAGTATGTGGTGCGTCTCAACCGTCTTGATCGCATGAAAATTCCGGTCCTGTCACCGGCGCTGAAGTTATTAACTGCTGGCGCCACGAAGGGCACTTTGCCGCGTGTGCATATCGCTGTCGTGCGTCTGGGGAGTTCAATCGATGGCCTGGTCGCTGATCGCTGGATATTTCGTGGCGATGATCTGAACGACGCCTATAATACGACGCAAGTTTTCAGCTCCAGCTATCCGCATGCCATTCATTGCTTGCTGCCGAACTGGCATCGAGAAGGCTATTTACATCCGGAGCCTGTGCCGTTCGGAATTCGCCTGGTACGTCGCTTTGGCTTCATGCTTGAGCGAAAGCCGCGTAAGGCTGTTATGAGAACGTCGAACCGGTTCCGTGACCTGGTGATGCAGCTACCTGCTGAACAGCGAGTAAAGCATTTTCAGCGCCTGCAACAGCATGGCGTGATTTGATGGACGCAGGGCGCGAATCCGGAGGAAACGGGGGTATGTTTCCGCAGGAATCGCAACCGAATGCCGCACATTCTTCGATTAGACCTATTACGCTGAGTCGAGCCGGTCCCGCAGGGATGATGTGTCTGGCATTGAATCGAGAACCGGGCATTATGTGCATTGATACGTCCCTTGGCTGGTTATCGCCTTCCAGGCGTCTTCCAGACCAGCAAGGCGGGCATCAATGGCACGTATCCAAGACCAATCTTTCTGCACACCATCCCTAGTGCTGAAGACCGATTTTGACGTTGAGTGACTCAGGGCGGGAGTCTGTAGGAAACGGATTTATCGTTTCCGGAAGAGTTCCAACCGTGCGCCTCATGTTCATTCCGCTAAACCTACCAGCCTCAATTGCACCTGGTGTGTTTCATATGCCTGGTCATTAGCTGCCATCGTCGTGCGCCCGTGGCCCAGGGCGAAGCCCGTCCGGCCTCGATCTGTCTGGAGACCGTATAGTGCATCCATATACCGACTCTCAAGTGTCAGTAGTCGAAGCGCCCAGGCCGGACAAGGCTGCTTTCCTGACTCCCAATCGTTCACTGTGCGAATATCTCGGCAGCAAATACGCGCCGCATGCGCGACAGAAAAGCCTCCGAAATCCCGAGTTGTTGCAAATTCAGAACCAAAACAATATTTATTTCTACTTTTTATTTTCAGCTTTGCCATTGACGACTCCGTAAACATCTGATCTAAACACAAAAGCCCCAAGTTCTTATCCCGTAGTAGAGCGAGATTCATTGAGAACATTGGGGCTTTGGATTTGTTGTTTCTGGGCTATCTGATTTCGTATAATTTATATTATGTCAAATAACGAGGCGAATTAAACGAATCTAATATCTCCCTCTTCGATACGCCTGCTAATTGCAGGCGTTTTTTTGACTAGCCACAAAAGCGCTCCGAACTAATCTTCTTACCTATCCGGAAGTAATCGTCTTACTTTTTGTTTTTGCACTTCCGTTAGATCTTTAGTTCTACGCTTATGGACAGCTAAAATCTATCTTAGCAAGTTTTAAATTGATATCAAAGATCACCGCTACACATATATTGCCGTCGAGATTGTGGGAGTCAGTTGACTTTGTGAAAGGCACTTCCGGCTGATGCAGGTGTAGCACTATCCTTCAATTCAAAGACACATTCTAAGTACGGCTTGACCGAGTCCCATGGCAAATTTTTATCCAGCATAGCGACCAGATTCCGGCCAACTTCAATTATTCCTCCCTGACTGGCCGCACGAGCATAATTTAGAGCACCGCCAGAATCTGCTTGCGCATGAAGATCGGTATCCTGATTGCCATAAGCATGAAACTGAGTAATCGAACCAGGCTTAAATAGTGAACCGGATCCATTGCACTGCTTCCCATAGACAGGTTCTGATCTCTCAACATGTCCTGAGGCGAAACTGTCTTCAACCACATGGAGTAAGCTGCCAAAAGCGACTTCGTCTATGTTGCGACGCAGTGCCACATTCCCAAGTGTGAATAAATCTTGAACATTCCATTCGGTTTTACCAAAATGTTCCGAAAAGCCTTCAATCTTCACATCACGCAAACGCGTGTCCAACCCGTATTCACGCAGTGCGATGCGCCAGCTAAACTCAGCCCACATTAAAATTTTCTTGCGCGTCACCTCCGGTGCCTCGCCGTCTTTAGATGCCATTGCATGTAGGAATTGGAGGTCGCCAAAATGTGAGCGATGCAGCATCGAATAACCATTTGAAGCATCCATTGTCACTCCGCTCTTGGCCTTCTTTTCGGCATCCCAAAAAAGACCCGCCCAGCATTTCGGTTGGGTGATGAAACGTACTGTTTCATCAGTTTTGCATGACAAATTCTTGGCTTGATCGGGTAATAAGCGAAATGGTGGATCGTCATTCCATCTGACACCGGCGATAACATATGGACTTGCCATACCGAGATCGGCGTCCTGACAGTGGTTTGTATCACCTTCGCACCCATAGATACGTTGGGTTATTTCTTCGTGTACTGCTTCAGTAAATAGAGGTAGACCTTTTAGCGCAGCACCACTAAGCAGTTTGTCGAAAAATCCAGAATTCATTCGACTTAACTTGCGTTCCATGGCCGTACCTTCAGTTGATAGCTTAAAGGCATACGCTGGTGCACAGAACGCTAAAGTGAGAAAGAGAAAAGACCAGCTTGGCGGACAAAGTTTTAAGATCATTCCTATTTTTCCTCTTTTTTAAACCTTGCTGGTTAGGGCGTTTTCAGTAAATTACGCCTAAACATGCTTGCGAATGAAATGTCATTCGCAAGTTCTTTTGCATAATCCCCTTTGCGAAAAACTATTTCTGCAGCGGCACCCGTCGAAGGCACTGGAAGTATTTTCGCCGTAGGATGTAGCTTACGAAATAATTCGACCTCTTCGTGAATCCCATCCATGCCCCCGATGACAACGGCCGCATGGAACTTCCGACTTTGTATCATGTTCATGCGCATAGAATAAATGCTTAAATTTCTATCTCCGTCGATTGCTGAAACATAGCGTTGATCTATAAAATCATCGTTTTCGACTGGCATCAATTCGGTAAAAAATTTACTTTGAAAAATAGTAATTCGTTCTCGATCTATTTCCGCGTGTCGAGCGTACAGTGAAACTAGTGGAGTGATTGCAGGATGACCACCGAATGTTATTCGGCCTACCGGTAGCACTACTTCTATCAATGCTTTTATAGCTTCCCGGATTAGAAACACGTTGGCGGTATCAAAATATTTGCGATCCCGTTCTGGGAGAGGAACGCTCGCCGAAAGAAAAACATCGATCATATAAGATGTCCCTGCAAAGCAGGCAGAGCGTTCTTCATGCTTATTGTACGGACGGGTAAATGAGAGTCAAGCCAGCTCAGATGTTTGAGCCAATTTGGGTGTAGTCCCCTACTGTCATAGATAATCCAAATTTCATCGTCCACGCCTTTATGCTCTGAGATAGAGTCAAAAATTGCATTGATACGATCAGAAGTCGGACGGCCCACAGCAGGGACTACCGCGAGAGACTTTTTTGAAATGTCCACGGATATCCAACGTTGAGGTTGAACGGTAGGATTGAGTGCAAGGTCTCGCGCCAAGTCGCAAAAATAATCAATTAAATGAGCATGCCGTAAAGCCATTGCTTCAGCTCTTAATTCCTCTGCTCTATCGCAGATATTGCCTATTGCTTCAATAGTTATGCTTGCACCCTGCCCGGGCGTCTGGTCAGAAAAATCTGACAAACCTAGTTTCAGAAAACGGCTAAACGAATAGTTGCTATCTTCGGTTTGACCTGGCCACAGCAGATGCAGAGTTTGAATTCCCAATAAATTTGCCTGAGCTAATTCGGCACTGGTCCAGCGTCCTTCTCGAAAACCTGGTGTATCAATAAGGACGATCACGTCAACATCTGACATTCGATGCCACAGTTCAGCTTGAAAATCGACGGCTGGCGGAACTGATCTTACATCGATAAATACGTCAAATCCTCGCTTATCCAGTTCTTCATAAAGTAGATCGGCGAGCGGCTGAGATCCTATTCTTCTGTAGCTAATGAAAATCCCGCGCTCTTTGCGGAGCAAGCGAAATGTCTCAAAAACTAGCGATGTCAGACGGGTTACGTTCGTTTCATTCGAAGCGACTTCTATCGCGTTGATATGTTTTAACTCGTCCGGAATTTCGTCATTTACGGCATCTAATGAAGTGACAACTGGAGCGACTAATATTGAATCTTGAAGTATTTGTTTTAAGAATGGCGATACATTTCTATCTGAATGACCAAAATAAATTCCCATTGCGGGCTTTTTTTTATCGTATTGATCGAACGTAGAGTCAGTAAGAAATGTAAGCTCAGTTGGAGAGATTCCAAGATTCACCGCTCGTGCGATCACCGCAGATTTCAGCGCGTCGATGCGGGAGTCCAATTGTCCCATAACAATAATCTGGTACGACTGCTGCATTGTTTATTACCTCAAACGTAAATCGCTCAACCTATCGACGAAATATTTTAATATCGGTCTTAAATTAGTCCGGTTTTGTCGCTCAACTGATATTGCCTACGCTGAGATGATTTGTTGATACTTAGGTCAACGCCCAGCCAAGCCGGCAGCAGTTTCTATCCAGGAGCCGATATTCGTTCTACCGTTCTGTTCTACGAAGTCATAGCTCATGCAATGAGTAGATAGCTGAACGATGTTGGTTGTTCTAGGCGCGTCAAACCACAAATCTTTTTCGGGAATCGCAAGCGTATAGTCAGCGTATTTCACCCACTTCCCTTCCTTCCACTCCGCTAGGAATATGCCGCTGGTAGTTCTATAGAGCGCCATTTGGGCAAGTGGATTCGCTCCTTTGATCGAGCTCATTCCTTTGTCGTTTTTTACGCCGTCTATATTGACAGTTAGTAAACCGTTGCCTTTTACTACGCTACGAGCAATTTCGTATCGCACCCAGCGTCTGGACCATGTACTAGCTCCTGCAAGAACGCATGTAACCGAGGTATTCTCTAAACCTTTTCGTAGAAATGCCTTAAGTACATCATCGCTTTCTTTTTGCGATGCTTCAAATACGCTGCCGTCGAAAAAACCTTCACTATTTTTTTCGTTCTGAACAACCCAGCTATTTCGTACGTTCCAGGCCCGCCAAACGTCAGGCGCGTAGTGGAAAGAGAAGAACGTTCTACGCATTAATACACTTTCATAAATGATTTAGAACATTCACGATCGTCATCATGATGACGATCGGATTCTTGAAATGATGTAAATTAGCGAGCTTTTACAGCGTCAGTTACCCAACTTTCGATGTTTTGTTTGATGTGATCGTAAACGTATGTGCTAGTTGAAAATGGCGGGTCATAAACTTTGCCGCTTACAGCTTTTCCATCAACAACTAGTCCAGTAAATGGATTGGCACCTTTTGTTGATTGATTGCCGTCTGAATCCTTCAGATTATGAATGTGAATGGCGAGTACGGCTAGACCGTCTGCCCATGCTTTTTTTATTTCGTGTTTGACCCAACGTCGACTAGCTGTTTTTTCTCCCACAAGTACAACAAGACATTCTTTCCCTTTCATATTGTCCGCAATCCAATCCTCGATTGCTTTATCACCCTTCTTTTTTATCTCTTCCCACTTATTAGAGTCAAGCAACGGTTGCTTCTCAATGGCACCGATTTGTCGAACTTGCGATACACGCCAGTTGTCGTCTTTGTAATGAAAGCTGAGGAAGCATTTCTTGGCCATATATTTCCCTATTAATTTTTATTTACGAATCACATGAATGGACAGATGCAGAGCATTGACACTTTTATTACTGCGTATCGGCACATGCTCATATGAAATGGTTAGCTAAAGCTGTGACCATAAGACGCATGTGCGACCCTGCTTTATCTATGTATTGGTGCATTTATGTAATCCCATATTTATGGGATGTAGCGTTATCATTATTTTTAAAAGGACTTAAAGAATGCAAAAACTTCAAAGCTCATTTATTTAGTGTTGTGTCCCGATCCAAATAAGACTTCAGCTCGCTGGAGAGTGCCTGATGTGTATCGAGTTTCGCTTGCAACGT
It encodes the following:
- a CDS encoding hypothetical protein (Evidence 5 : No homology to any previously reported sequences) → MKQPEDKFTRDAFNRPVGRPRKPDAKTNAQRQAEFRARRKFNFLVSVTSNGN
- a CDS encoding Conserved hypothetical protein, putative lambda repressor-like, DNA-binding (Evidence 4 : Homologs of previously reported genes of unknown function); the protein is MDQKSLIVAAMKQQGLTSFYQLAQRLGVKDSRVSELRHGKKPADEAEISMLAEMAEIDVRVAFAAVHLDREKSPGKRAYWEQILTQYAVASTVAATVIVEKISGNFKHLLSCYSPRPA
- a CDS encoding hypothetical protein (Evidence 5 : No homology to any previously reported sequences), whose amino-acid sequence is MNFRPGTPVFEFRIATRSGVLLYAVDADFLSTVRRAVAAKRKWQLLLPASTLRVHLLYPNGKRVPRADIKAALKAIQGER
- a CDS encoding putative Urea transporter (Evidence 3 : Function proposed based on presence of conserved amino acid motif, structural feature or limited homology; Product type pt : putative transporter), with translation MKSKNVYNLRAILAPHFSSTGLLVQENATGQRCLLSFLDAVLRGIGQVMLQNNSYAGVLFLAGIFYNSTLFGWAALFGAAISTATAMLLGVSRARIDAGLFGFNGALVSIALLYFLEAAIFTCAYVVLAAACSTIVMAALLNLFDARKIPVLTAPFVFTTLFFVMACARLGHLHSTSNLPIAGLPKIAIIEGVVTASTFAEGLFNGIAQVFFQGNVVTGILFAIGLLISSRVACAAALIGSSTGLIVAWSMGAAEPAIRSGAFGFNSVLTAIAMISVFYVLNISSALYGLFAMITTAVMFAAVSAVLEPLGMPALTAPFVIVVWIFVLAGPIFPKLQTA
- a CDS encoding putative phosphate acetyltransferase (Evidence 3 : Function proposed based on presence of conserved amino acid motif, structural feature or limited homology; Product type pe : putative enzyme); amino-acid sequence: MTDRHSPAASLLTDDLLIVRNCTFDEIAIGDTAVMERTLRLEDIQLFALLSGDGNPQHLDADYTASTRFHGVIAHGMLGGGLISALIGTRLPGPGTIYLGQTLKFLIPVRIGDTLTISVTVIERDETSKRLKLACLCTNQNSEQVISGEAEVIAPSERIEQSRSTLPEVRLKVGGGLTRLLDHVRPLGRIHVAVVHPCDALSLAAVLDAREAGLIEPVLVAPRAKLEAVAAQAGLNISGIQIVDVAHSHAAAAQAVEMAVQKKVVALMKGSLHTDELMHAVIAHPGLRTKRRISHCFLMQTPAYPRPFIITDAAINIAPTLEEKADIVRNAIDLAHVIGVAQPRVAILAAVETVNTEMQATLDAAALCKMADRGQIAGGIVDGPLAFDNAVSAAAAHIKGIVSEVAGRADVLVVPDLESGNMLAKQLEYLGGASSAGIVLGAKVPIVLTSRADSRESRLASCAIALLLANRYKDAPP
- a CDS encoding putative Helix-destabilizing protein (Evidence 3 : Function proposed based on presence of conserved amino acid motif, structural feature or limited homology; Product type h : extrachromosomal origin); its protein translation is MTIKIVVEEVNVDVKTGVGAKGPWRIEEQEVFAYLADRKCKLHAHPTRITVRLEDGQLPYPIGEYTISPNSFYAGKYNSLMFSARLVPMRAAVK